Proteins encoded within one genomic window of Cellulomonas xiejunii:
- a CDS encoding endo-1,4-beta-xylanase, which produces MTPPPNTSAAVASAAVADPGVAHRTRTRTVQLLDPAGRPLVGSSVTVEQTGHDLGFGCIGFDEVHRAGRRLAGKPFTAAEEELHERLDALWFDLFDTATLPFYWGTFEPEEGKPRTAALRAAAEHFVSRGARVKGHPLVWHTVAPQWLVPKPDDEVLRLLRARVQRDASEFAGLVDTWDAINEVVIMPVFTKDDNAVTRVAKTVGRVGMVRLAFEEARAANPSATLLLNDFDMSADYEHLIEECLAAGIRIDALGLQSHMHQGTWGKEKTLDVLERFGRFGLPLHFTEITLMSGDLMPKHLDDLNDHQVEQWPSTPDGLERQAQDAVELYSTLVADPRVQVITYWGLSDHGMWLNAPGGLVFADGTPKPSYDALRGLIRGQWWLAPTTAVTDDEGRVQVSGLPGRYAVEAHGTRTEVQVGDDAAEVAVTVR; this is translated from the coding sequence ATGACCCCCCCGCCGAACACGTCCGCAGCCGTGGCCAGTGCGGCCGTCGCCGATCCCGGGGTCGCGCACCGCACCCGGACGCGGACGGTGCAGCTGCTCGACCCGGCAGGCAGGCCGCTGGTCGGGTCGTCCGTCACCGTGGAGCAGACGGGCCACGACCTCGGCTTCGGGTGCATCGGGTTCGACGAGGTGCACCGTGCGGGGCGTCGGCTCGCGGGCAAGCCGTTCACGGCGGCGGAGGAGGAGCTGCACGAGCGGCTCGACGCCCTGTGGTTCGACCTGTTCGACACCGCGACGCTGCCGTTCTACTGGGGCACGTTCGAGCCGGAGGAGGGCAAGCCGCGCACCGCTGCGCTGCGTGCCGCGGCCGAGCACTTCGTCTCACGCGGTGCCCGCGTCAAGGGCCACCCCCTGGTCTGGCACACGGTCGCCCCGCAGTGGCTCGTGCCCAAGCCCGACGACGAGGTGCTGCGGCTGCTGCGCGCCCGCGTCCAGCGTGACGCGTCGGAGTTCGCCGGGCTCGTCGACACGTGGGACGCGATCAACGAGGTCGTGATCATGCCGGTCTTCACCAAGGACGACAACGCGGTGACGCGCGTCGCCAAGACCGTGGGCCGTGTCGGGATGGTGCGCCTGGCGTTCGAGGAGGCGCGGGCGGCCAACCCGTCGGCGACGCTGCTGCTCAACGACTTCGACATGTCCGCGGACTACGAGCACCTCATCGAGGAGTGCCTCGCCGCCGGCATCCGCATCGACGCACTGGGGCTGCAGAGCCACATGCACCAGGGCACGTGGGGCAAGGAGAAGACGCTCGACGTCCTCGAGCGCTTCGGCCGGTTCGGCCTGCCGCTGCACTTCACGGAGATCACCCTGATGTCCGGTGACCTCATGCCGAAGCACCTCGACGACCTGAACGACCACCAGGTCGAGCAGTGGCCCAGCACGCCCGACGGCCTCGAGCGCCAGGCGCAGGACGCGGTCGAGCTGTACTCCACGCTCGTCGCCGACCCGCGCGTGCAGGTCATCACGTACTGGGGGCTCTCGGACCACGGCATGTGGCTCAACGCGCCCGGTGGTCTCGTGTTCGCCGACGGGACGCCCAAGCCGTCGTACGACGCGCTGCGCGGCCTGATCCGCGGGCAGTGGTGGCTCGCGCCGACCACGGCGGTGACCGACGACGAGGGACGGGTGCAGGTGTCGGGTCTGCCCGGCCGCTACGCGGTGGAGGCGCACGGCACCCGGACCGAGGTCCAGGTGGGTGACGACGCCGCCGAGGTCGCCGTCACCGTGCGATGA
- a CDS encoding TrmH family RNA methyltransferase, with translation MLRPDVQSVTDRDDPRLTDYVGLTDVALRMRVESANGLYMAESSTVLGRALRAGHRPRSVLLAPRWLPDLEKMLADTPGDGSVTVYVAAEPVLEAITGFHVHRGALAAMHRPALPAVADVLASARQGAGARRVAVLEDLVDHTNVGAAFRSAAALGVDAVLVTPRCADPLYRRSVRVSMGAVFQVPWTRISPWPEGIATLRDAGFVTASLALADDAVTLDDLVADPPERLALVLGTEGDGLKPATVAAGDLTVRIPMAGGVDSLNVAAAAAVAFWATRV, from the coding sequence GTGCTGCGCCCCGACGTCCAGTCCGTCACCGACCGCGACGACCCCCGGCTGACGGACTACGTCGGCCTGACCGACGTGGCGCTGCGCATGCGCGTCGAGTCAGCGAACGGCTTGTACATGGCCGAGAGCTCGACGGTCCTGGGGCGTGCGCTGCGCGCCGGCCACCGCCCGCGCTCCGTGCTGCTCGCACCGCGCTGGCTGCCCGACCTCGAGAAGATGCTCGCGGACACCCCCGGTGACGGGTCCGTGACCGTGTACGTCGCTGCCGAGCCGGTGCTGGAGGCCATCACCGGCTTCCACGTGCACCGTGGTGCTCTCGCGGCGATGCACCGGCCCGCGCTGCCGGCCGTCGCGGACGTGCTGGCGTCGGCGCGCCAGGGCGCCGGGGCCAGGCGCGTCGCGGTGCTCGAGGACCTCGTCGACCACACGAACGTCGGGGCCGCCTTCAGGTCCGCCGCGGCGCTGGGCGTCGACGCCGTGCTCGTCACCCCGCGCTGTGCCGACCCCCTGTACCGGCGCTCGGTGCGCGTGTCGATGGGCGCGGTGTTCCAGGTGCCGTGGACGCGGATCAGCCCGTGGCCCGAGGGGATCGCGACGTTGCGCGACGCGGGGTTCGTCACGGCGTCGCTCGCGCTGGCCGACGACGCGGTGACGCTCGACGACCTGGTCGCGGACCCGCCGGAGCGGCTCGCGCTCGTGCTCGGCACCGAGGGGGACGGGCTCAAGCCGGCGACGGTCGCCGCGGGGGACCTGACGGTGCGGATCCCGATGGCCGGGGGAGTGGACTCGCTCAACGTCGCGGCGGCCGCGGCTGTGGCGTTCTGGGCGACCCGGGTCTGA
- a CDS encoding MFS transporter, whose protein sequence is MPPLRPRLVRDRLTLGLYTPFVVWGWLLYSFNPSVPLLADELGVTAAQAGLHGTAMAVGGLAAAPLTPRAVRRFGRRATIVVALVLVAVGVTGLLLGPTLPWTLTGMFVTAVGGNVMIASTQVGVAQHAGPAASAAITEANGVGSSVGLVGPIAVGACVAAGWGWRPGVAVTAVLAVVTALVISRLPATPALPRSSVRGGRGDAADTAPTGRADVSDAAPVPSAPDGPQVDGTADRSTPGGSRFSRHAAPLFLAALVAAIALENATTYWATDLVLARTDAGAGIATATTAGLVAGMSIMRFIVGPLSLRVHPAHLLAGSFALAIAGWALLWTATDVGVALTGLVVAGFGYGAQYPLGVALLLAVSPGQGDRAQSHATLAGALAIGVAPFLLGALADAFGTHQAFLLVPVVAATGVVVALLGARAVRHPAQADLG, encoded by the coding sequence ATGCCACCGCTGCGCCCGCGGCTCGTCCGGGACCGTCTCACGCTCGGCCTCTACACCCCGTTCGTCGTGTGGGGCTGGTTGCTGTACAGCTTCAACCCCTCGGTGCCGCTGCTGGCTGACGAGCTCGGTGTCACCGCTGCGCAGGCGGGCCTGCACGGGACCGCGATGGCCGTCGGCGGGCTGGCGGCCGCGCCGCTGACGCCGCGCGCGGTCCGTCGCTTCGGTCGGCGCGCGACGATCGTCGTCGCCCTGGTGCTCGTGGCGGTGGGCGTCACGGGCCTGCTGCTCGGCCCGACCCTGCCGTGGACGCTGACGGGCATGTTCGTCACCGCGGTGGGTGGGAACGTGATGATCGCCTCCACGCAGGTCGGGGTCGCGCAGCACGCGGGTCCCGCTGCGTCGGCAGCCATCACGGAGGCCAACGGTGTGGGCTCGTCCGTCGGTCTGGTCGGGCCGATCGCCGTCGGGGCGTGCGTCGCCGCCGGGTGGGGCTGGCGCCCGGGCGTGGCGGTGACGGCGGTCCTGGCCGTGGTGACGGCGCTGGTCATCAGCCGTCTGCCCGCGACGCCGGCGTTGCCTCGGTCGTCGGTCCGGGGGGGACGGGGGGACGCGGCGGACACCGCGCCGACAGGGCGTGCGGACGTGTCGGACGCGGCACCCGTTCCGAGCGCCCCGGACGGACCCCAGGTCGACGGGACCGCCGACCGGTCGACGCCGGGCGGGTCCCGATTCTCGCGTCACGCGGCGCCGCTCTTCCTCGCGGCGCTCGTCGCCGCGATCGCGCTCGAGAACGCCACGACGTACTGGGCGACGGACCTCGTGCTGGCGCGCACCGACGCCGGGGCGGGCATCGCGACGGCGACGACCGCCGGTCTCGTCGCGGGCATGTCGATCATGCGGTTCATCGTCGGGCCGCTCTCGCTGCGGGTGCACCCGGCGCACCTGCTCGCCGGCTCCTTCGCCCTCGCCATCGCCGGGTGGGCGCTGCTGTGGACCGCGACGGACGTCGGGGTGGCACTGACCGGCCTGGTCGTCGCGGGGTTCGGCTACGGCGCGCAGTACCCGCTGGGCGTCGCGCTGCTCCTGGCGGTCTCGCCCGGGCAGGGCGACCGCGCTCAGTCGCACGCGACGCTCGCGGGGGCTCTCGCGATCGGCGTCGCGCCGTTCCTGCTGGGTGCGCTCGCCGACGCGTTCGGCACGCACCAGGCGTTCCTGCTCGTGCCCGTCGTGGCAGCGACGGGTGTCGTCGTCGCCCTCCTCGGTGCCCGGGCCGTGCGCCACCCGGCGCAGGCCGACCTGGGATGA